A region of Synechococcus sp. MW101C3 DNA encodes the following proteins:
- a CDS encoding DJ-1/PfpI family protein yields MEIGLLVFPQVEELDVIGPWEMFSLWKQHDGGPSSCLTVAERLEPVVCANGLSINPHVSFEACPALDVLLVPGGQGTRVEVFNTCLLEFVAEQARSCQAVLSVCTGAFLLQAAGLLAGKRATTHWASLDRLRAFGDVEVVEERFTRDGMIWCSAGVSAGIDLTLRFIAEVAGEEVAGKVQFDAEYFPSGVVYGHAHSDDQAPDYLRKTD; encoded by the coding sequence ATGGAAATCGGCCTTCTTGTGTTTCCTCAGGTTGAAGAGCTCGATGTGATCGGCCCATGGGAGATGTTCTCGCTCTGGAAGCAGCATGACGGTGGCCCCAGCAGTTGCCTCACCGTGGCGGAGCGGCTGGAGCCGGTGGTCTGCGCCAATGGCCTGTCGATCAATCCGCATGTGTCCTTCGAGGCGTGCCCAGCACTCGATGTCTTGCTGGTACCGGGCGGCCAGGGAACCCGCGTAGAAGTGTTCAACACTTGCCTGCTGGAGTTCGTGGCGGAGCAGGCCCGCTCTTGTCAGGCGGTGTTGTCCGTATGCACCGGTGCTTTTCTGCTGCAGGCGGCGGGGCTGCTCGCCGGCAAGCGAGCCACCACTCACTGGGCCTCGCTGGATCGTTTGCGTGCCTTTGGCGATGTGGAGGTGGTGGAGGAGCGATTCACCCGGGATGGAATGATCTGGTGTTCTGCGGGTGTTTCTGCTGGTATTGATCTCACGCTGCGCTTCATTGCTGAGGTGGCGGGTGAGGAGGTGGCCGGCAAGGTGCAGTTCGATGCCGAGTACTTCCCATCGGGTGTTGTTTATGGCCATGCCCACAGTGATGATCAAGCTCCGGATTATCTCCGGAAAACTGACTGA
- a CDS encoding bile acid:sodium symporter family protein encodes MQSTIFTAVLLPLALAIVMLGMGLSLVAEDFQRITRDPKAVAIGTLCQLLVLPLIGVLVALVVPMQPTIAVGLIVLTLCPGGPSSNLLTYLARGDVALSVTLTAVSSILTVFTIPLFTNLALQHFLNAQAAISLPIGSTMLQIFLITLLPTAIGMIIRRRFPRTARRLEPHMSRLAAGLLALIIVLLLAREGTRLPGFLAQVGLAVLMLNLLAMLAGFFTGRLFRLPPAQRICLAIEVGLQNGTLAIAITAGLLNSPEMAIPAAVYSLLMYVTGFGAIVYGRRSSAARAAR; translated from the coding sequence ATGCAGAGCACCATCTTCACGGCGGTTCTGCTGCCGCTTGCGTTGGCGATCGTGATGCTGGGCATGGGGCTCAGTCTGGTAGCTGAGGATTTTCAGCGCATCACACGTGATCCCAAGGCTGTGGCCATCGGTACGTTGTGCCAGCTCCTGGTGTTGCCGCTGATCGGCGTTCTTGTGGCCCTGGTGGTGCCCATGCAGCCGACGATTGCGGTGGGTCTGATTGTGTTGACGCTCTGTCCTGGTGGCCCCTCCTCCAACCTGCTCACCTATCTGGCGCGGGGTGATGTGGCGTTGTCGGTCACTCTCACGGCCGTGAGCAGCATCCTCACTGTGTTCACGATTCCGCTGTTCACCAACCTGGCACTGCAGCATTTTCTCAACGCGCAGGCGGCGATTTCCCTGCCAATTGGATCCACCATGCTGCAGATCTTCCTGATCACCCTCTTGCCTACAGCGATCGGCATGATCATTCGCCGGCGCTTCCCCAGAACGGCGCGACGTCTCGAGCCGCACATGAGCCGCCTGGCGGCGGGGCTGCTGGCGCTCATCATTGTGCTGTTGCTCGCGCGGGAGGGCACCAGGCTGCCGGGCTTCCTGGCGCAGGTGGGCCTCGCTGTGCTGATGCTCAACCTGCTGGCGATGCTGGCGGGTTTCTTCACTGGCCGTCTGTTTCGTCTGCCCCCAGCTCAGCGGATCTGCCTGGCGATCGAGGTGGGCCTCCAGAACGGCACGCTGGCGATCGCCATCACCGCCGGCCTGCTCAACAGCCCGGAGATGGCGATACCAGCCGCCGTCTACAGCCTGTTGATGTATGTCACCGGTTTCGGCGCCATTGTCTATGGCCGTCGCAGCAGCGCAGCACGCGCTGCCCGCTGA
- a CDS encoding HD-GYP domain-containing protein, whose product MQCHLEHHEHINGSRCPDALPGNQLLMEDRILAVADVVETMCFHRSYRAGLGPTAAVEEITHHRGVLYDPEVTDASLVLFNDKGYRCPS is encoded by the coding sequence GTGCAGTGCCACTTGGAACACCACGAGCACATCAACGGAAGTAGATGCCCTGACGCCCTGCCAGGCAATCAATTGTTGATGGAAGACAGGATCCTGGCTGTGGCCGACGTGGTCGAGACGATGTGTTTCCACCGGTCCTACCGTGCAGGCTTGGGCCCCACTGCCGCTGTCGAGGAGATCACCCACCACCGCGGTGTTCTCTACGACCCGGAGGTGACGGATGCCTCCCTGGTGTTGTTCAATGACAAGGGATACCGCTGCCCGAGCTGA
- a CDS encoding VOC family protein, with protein sequence MASNPVTWFELNVHDIERAKAFYTAVFQVEFQDFSNPEMAYWCFPMDDGQVGAGGALMKMAGCEPGKGGTMVYFNCDDCAVEESRVVPAGGTVCRPKMAIGNFGFISVVIDTEGNPIGLHSLR encoded by the coding sequence ATGGCGTCGAATCCGGTCACCTGGTTTGAGCTGAACGTCCACGACATCGAGCGTGCCAAAGCGTTCTATACGGCCGTGTTCCAGGTGGAATTCCAGGACTTCTCCAACCCAGAGATGGCCTACTGGTGCTTCCCGATGGATGACGGGCAGGTGGGCGCCGGTGGGGCACTGATGAAGATGGCGGGGTGCGAACCGGGGAAAGGCGGCACGATGGTGTATTTCAATTGCGACGATTGCGCGGTGGAGGAAAGCCGCGTGGTGCCCGCTGGCGGCACGGTGTGCCGGCCGAAGATGGCGATCGGCAACTTCGGCTTCATCTCTGTGGTCATCGACACGGAGGGCAACCCAATCGGGCTGCATTCGCTGCGTTAG
- the mtnA gene encoding S-methyl-5-thioribose-1-phosphate isomerase has protein sequence MNIDGRPWRTIWLEDGGRSVGVIDQTLLPHRFVTRSLTSVEEAAEAIVTMVVRGAPLIGVTGAYGLMLALQADPSDASLAAAFERLDATRPTAINLRWALERVRAQVLPLAAEQRAEAAKAEAAAIAEEDVAMCEAIGDHGLRLFQEIAASRPEERRGQPLNVLTHCNAGWLATVDWGTALAPIYKAHRSGLPIHVWVDETRPRNQGASLTAFELGREGVPHTVIVDNAGGHLMQHGQVDAVIVGTDRTTRCGDVCNKIGTYLKALAAHDNGVPFYVALPASTIDWSIADGVAEIPIEARSPLEVTRIAGKPAAGEPTSVQLVPDGSDGFNPAFDVTPARLVTALITERGVAPASEAGLQALYAASVAVAAG, from the coding sequence ATGAACATCGACGGCAGGCCCTGGCGCACCATCTGGCTGGAGGATGGCGGCCGCTCGGTCGGTGTGATCGACCAGACCCTGCTGCCGCACCGCTTCGTGACCCGCTCGCTCACCAGCGTCGAGGAGGCGGCCGAGGCGATCGTCACCATGGTGGTGCGGGGGGCTCCCCTGATCGGCGTCACCGGGGCCTACGGGCTGATGCTGGCCCTGCAGGCCGACCCCTCCGATGCCTCCCTGGCCGCGGCCTTCGAGCGCCTCGATGCCACCCGCCCCACCGCCATCAACCTGCGCTGGGCCCTGGAACGGGTGCGGGCCCAGGTGTTGCCTCTGGCGGCGGAGCAGCGCGCCGAGGCGGCCAAGGCCGAGGCGGCCGCCATCGCCGAGGAGGACGTGGCCATGTGCGAGGCGATCGGCGACCACGGCCTGCGCCTGTTCCAGGAGATCGCCGCCAGCCGCCCCGAGGAGCGCCGCGGCCAGCCCCTGAACGTGCTCACCCACTGCAATGCCGGCTGGCTGGCCACGGTCGACTGGGGCACGGCCCTGGCGCCGATCTACAAGGCGCACCGCTCCGGCCTGCCGATCCACGTGTGGGTTGACGAGACCCGCCCCCGCAACCAGGGGGCCAGCCTGACGGCCTTCGAGCTGGGCCGGGAGGGGGTGCCCCACACCGTGATCGTCGACAACGCCGGCGGGCATCTGATGCAGCACGGCCAGGTGGATGCGGTGATCGTCGGCACCGACCGCACCACCCGCTGCGGCGATGTCTGCAACAAGATCGGCACCTACCTCAAGGCCCTGGCCGCCCACGACAACGGCGTGCCCTTCTACGTGGCCCTGCCCGCCTCCACCATCGACTGGTCGATCGCCGACGGGGTGGCCGAGATCCCGATCGAGGCCCGCTCCCCCCTGGAGGTGACCCGCATCGCCGGCAAGCCCGCCGCAGGGGAGCCCACCAGCGTGCAGCTGGTGCCCGATGGCAGCGACGGCTTCAACCCCGCCTTTGATGTCACCCCCGCCCGGCTGGTGACGGCCCTGATCACCGAGCGGGGCGTGGCGCCGGCCAGCGAGGCGGGCCTCCAGGCCCTCTATGCCGCCTCGGTGGCGGTGGCCGCGGGTTGA
- a CDS encoding cytochrome c oxidase assembly factor Coa1 family protein, with protein MDSKPAPNWWARNWKWLVPAGCLTGVAGLAGFIALIVGLVFGLIKSTTPYQQALAKAQKDPVVISRLGAPINGGLLVSGSVNLSGGTGQANLAIPLQGSRGNGTLYVEARQSAGTWTYSTLTVRPDGAGEPISLLRPSL; from the coding sequence ATGGACAGCAAGCCAGCCCCCAACTGGTGGGCCCGCAACTGGAAATGGCTGGTGCCGGCCGGCTGCCTCACGGGGGTGGCCGGGCTTGCCGGCTTCATCGCTCTGATCGTCGGCCTCGTGTTCGGGCTGATCAAATCGACCACGCCCTACCAGCAGGCCCTGGCCAAGGCCCAGAAGGATCCGGTGGTGATCAGTCGGCTGGGCGCCCCGATCAATGGGGGCTTGCTGGTGTCCGGCAGCGTCAATCTTTCCGGTGGCACGGGCCAGGCCAACCTGGCCATTCCCCTGCAGGGGTCCAGGGGCAACGGCACCCTGTACGTGGAGGCCCGCCAGAGCGCCGGCACCTGGACCTACTCCACCCTGACGGTCCGACCGGACGGCGCCGGTGAACCCATCAGCCTGCTGCGGCCCTCGCTCTGA
- a CDS encoding class I SAM-dependent methyltransferase, which translates to MAQAQPAAPALTAAAPPPNWVASRHPLGWLIDRLLAVEPLRRLLFLQARQLIIRTAERRGIAWRARCEELVRQAEPLLASSSDAATQVPPYYRARFHAYQEGNLCWQAAGEAEQATDAMALRVWPGETLEPQDAQRRLRDAIFAAIEPSLIGPVRSALDIGCSVGVGTLALKDWLERREGTGVAVDGLDLSPQMLAVARVRDPGGRIRRWHHAAAEATGLPAASVDLITLQFVCHELPAGATRAVLQEAARLLRPGGVVALVDQDPDSAVIRRLPAPIATLLKSTEPYLADYFGLDLPRTLEQAGFRDVRREACDPRHRVLVAVR; encoded by the coding sequence ATGGCCCAGGCCCAGCCCGCCGCTCCGGCCCTGACCGCCGCCGCCCCGCCCCCCAACTGGGTGGCTTCGCGCCATCCCCTCGGCTGGCTGATCGACCGGCTGCTGGCGGTCGAGCCCCTGCGCCGGCTGCTGTTCCTCCAGGCCCGCCAGCTGATCATCCGCACCGCCGAGCGCCGCGGCATCGCCTGGCGGGCGCGGTGCGAGGAGCTCGTGCGGCAGGCCGAGCCGCTGCTGGCCAGCAGCTCGGATGCGGCCACCCAGGTGCCGCCTTACTACCGGGCCCGGTTTCACGCCTACCAGGAGGGCAACCTCTGCTGGCAGGCGGCCGGTGAGGCGGAGCAGGCCACCGATGCGATGGCCCTGCGGGTGTGGCCGGGGGAGACCCTGGAGCCCCAGGACGCCCAGCGGCGGCTGCGGGACGCGATCTTTGCGGCGATCGAGCCCAGCCTCATCGGCCCGGTGCGCAGCGCTCTCGACATCGGGTGCTCGGTGGGCGTCGGCACCCTGGCCCTCAAGGACTGGCTGGAGCGACGTGAGGGCACAGGCGTCGCCGTCGACGGCCTCGACCTCTCCCCCCAGATGCTGGCGGTGGCCAGGGTCCGCGACCCCGGCGGCCGCATCCGCCGCTGGCACCACGCCGCCGCCGAAGCCACCGGCCTGCCGGCGGCCAGCGTCGACCTGATCACCCTCCAGTTCGTCTGCCACGAGCTGCCCGCAGGCGCCACCCGGGCGGTGCTGCAGGAGGCGGCGCGCCTCCTGCGTCCCGGCGGGGTGGTGGCCCTGGTGGATCAGGATCCCGATTCGGCCGTGATCCGCCGCCTGCCGGCGCCGATCGCCACCCTGCTCAAGAGCACCGAGCCCTACCTGGCCGACTACTTCGGCCTCGATCTGCCCAGGACCCTGGAGCAGGCTGGCTTCCGCGACGTGCGCCGGGAGGCCTGCGACCCCCGCCACCGGGTGCTGGTGGCCGTGCGCTGA
- a CDS encoding zinc-binding alcohol dehydrogenase family protein, translated as MRAILATPALVDTELPEPVPGPHDLLVRIEAVAVNPIDTKLRAAVGPGAAPKQLGWDGAGVVSAVGERVRRFRVGDPVMFAGDAGRAGCSAEAVLVDERLVGRKPTRLSWAEAASVPLTGLTAWESLFERLGLDPDDGGGGSAKGASLLILGGAGGVGSIAIQLARRAGVVVIASASRPESTAWVQELGAHHVVDHHRPLAPQLAALGFEAVDRIANFSDTDAYWEVMAELIAPLGSIVAIVGNRHPLDLNLLKAKSVTFAWEFMFSRSQFQTADMGRQGEILDHLAALFEAGELRPTLGRTLSPINATNLELAHAQLASGSTIGKIALSGWG; from the coding sequence ATGAGAGCGATTCTCGCCACCCCTGCCCTGGTGGACACGGAGCTGCCGGAGCCCGTGCCCGGCCCCCACGACCTGCTGGTGCGGATCGAGGCGGTGGCGGTGAACCCGATCGACACCAAGTTGCGTGCAGCCGTGGGCCCCGGCGCGGCTCCGAAGCAGCTGGGCTGGGATGGTGCCGGGGTGGTGAGCGCGGTGGGGGAGCGGGTGCGCCGCTTCCGGGTGGGGGATCCGGTGATGTTCGCCGGCGATGCGGGTAGGGCCGGCTGCAGCGCCGAAGCCGTGCTGGTGGACGAGCGCCTGGTGGGCCGCAAACCGACCCGGCTCTCCTGGGCCGAGGCGGCCAGCGTGCCGCTGACGGGGCTGACGGCCTGGGAGTCCCTGTTCGAGCGCCTCGGGCTGGATCCGGATGACGGCGGTGGCGGGAGCGCCAAGGGCGCCAGCCTGCTGATCCTCGGCGGCGCCGGCGGGGTGGGCTCGATTGCCATCCAGCTGGCCCGCCGGGCCGGGGTGGTGGTGATCGCCAGCGCCTCGCGCCCCGAGAGCACCGCCTGGGTGCAGGAGCTGGGGGCCCACCACGTCGTCGACCACCACCGGCCCCTGGCTCCCCAGCTGGCCGCCCTGGGCTTCGAGGCGGTGGATCGGATCGCCAACTTCAGCGACACCGACGCCTACTGGGAGGTGATGGCCGAGCTCATCGCCCCGCTGGGGTCGATCGTGGCGATCGTGGGCAACCGCCACCCCCTCGACCTCAACCTGCTCAAGGCCAAGAGCGTGACCTTCGCCTGGGAGTTCATGTTCAGCCGCTCCCAGTTCCAGACCGCCGACATGGGGCGGCAGGGGGAGATCCTGGATCACCTCGCCGCGCTGTTCGAGGCCGGCGAGCTGCGCCCCACCCTGGGCCGCACCCTCAGCCCCATCAACGCCACCAACCTGGAGCTTGCCCATGCCCAGCTGGCCTCCGGGAGCACGATCGGCAAGATCGCACTCAGCGGCTGGGGCTGA
- a CDS encoding bifunctional aldolase/short-chain dehydrogenase, whose protein sequence is MAVLNRWSDADAQAAVAHYGARGVSEALALRTYSARLLGADPELVLHGGGNTSLKTSVTDLLGDTISVLCVKGSGWDLATIEPPGHPAVQLEPLLRLRALPSLSDEDMVAAQRRHLIDPAAPNPSVEALLHAFLPHAFIDHTHAVALLALADQPDAEAVCRRVYGERVAIVPYVMPGFALAKAAAEAYEAAAASAAARGQELEGMVLLQHGLFSFGATAKQSYERMIALVEEAERALSHSERLFQPCGLPSRPAPAAALLPLVRGALSRAAERQGCARRWLLDLRQTANSLAVANDQRLGDWAGRGVATPDHVIRTKAQPLVLPPAPPAEGPEAGPALQSWAVQLEAVMQAYVDDYQAYVHRQNSRVGGHKTPLDPLPRVIAIPGLGLVGVGASAAAAAVTADIAEAWAQTLLAAEALGRFQPVGEDDTFDMEYWSLEQAKLGKGKELPLARHVVLVTGGAGGIGAAIARAFAVVGAEVAVLDRDAEGAAAVAASCGKRALALNADVTAPAQVRAAIDQLVTRFGGLDLVVSNAGAAWTGPIATLEDADLRASFELNLFAHQHVAQAAVAVFRAQDGAGLTSAAPDPSPLGGQLLFNVSKQALNPGPNFGAYGIAKAALLALMRQYALEGGTECIRANAINADRIRSGLLDDAMIRARSVARGVSEAAYMGGNLLGQEVTAADVAEAFVALARLDRTTGAVLTVDGGNVAAMVR, encoded by the coding sequence ATGGCCGTGCTCAACCGCTGGTCCGACGCCGATGCGCAGGCGGCTGTGGCCCACTACGGCGCCCGGGGCGTGAGCGAGGCGCTGGCCCTGCGCACCTACTCCGCCCGCCTGCTGGGCGCCGACCCGGAACTGGTGCTGCACGGCGGCGGCAACACCTCGCTGAAAACGAGCGTCACCGACCTGCTCGGCGACACCATCTCCGTGTTGTGCGTCAAGGGCAGCGGCTGGGATCTGGCCACGATCGAGCCGCCGGGCCACCCGGCCGTGCAGCTGGAGCCGCTGCTGCGGCTGCGCGCGCTGCCGTCCCTCAGCGACGAGGACATGGTGGCGGCCCAGCGGCGCCACCTGATCGATCCGGCGGCGCCCAACCCCTCGGTGGAGGCCCTGCTGCATGCCTTCCTCCCCCATGCCTTCATCGATCACACCCATGCGGTGGCGCTGCTGGCGCTGGCCGATCAGCCCGACGCCGAGGCGGTGTGCCGTCGGGTCTATGGCGAGCGGGTGGCGATCGTTCCCTACGTGATGCCCGGCTTCGCGCTGGCCAAGGCGGCCGCCGAGGCCTATGAGGCGGCCGCGGCGTCCGCCGCCGCCCGCGGCCAGGAGCTGGAGGGGATGGTGCTGCTCCAGCACGGGCTGTTTTCCTTCGGGGCCACGGCCAAGCAGAGCTACGAGCGGATGATTGCGCTGGTGGAGGAGGCCGAGCGCGCCCTCAGCCACAGCGAGCGCCTGTTTCAGCCATGCGGACTGCCGAGCCGCCCGGCACCTGCGGCGGCGTTGCTGCCGCTGGTGCGTGGGGCCCTGAGCCGGGCCGCCGAGCGTCAGGGCTGTGCGCGCCGCTGGCTGCTGGATCTGCGGCAGACCGCCAACTCCCTGGCGGTGGCCAACGACCAGCGCCTTGGCGACTGGGCCGGGCGGGGGGTCGCCACCCCCGACCATGTGATCCGCACCAAGGCCCAACCGTTGGTGCTGCCGCCGGCGCCGCCGGCAGAGGGTCCCGAGGCCGGGCCGGCCCTGCAGTCCTGGGCGGTGCAACTGGAAGCTGTGATGCAGGCCTATGTGGACGACTATCAGGCCTACGTGCACCGCCAGAACAGCCGCGTGGGCGGCCACAAGACGCCGCTGGATCCCCTGCCGCGCGTGATCGCCATCCCCGGCCTGGGCCTGGTGGGAGTGGGCGCCAGTGCGGCGGCGGCCGCCGTCACCGCCGACATCGCCGAGGCCTGGGCCCAGACGCTGCTGGCCGCCGAGGCGCTGGGCCGCTTTCAGCCCGTTGGTGAGGACGACACCTTCGACATGGAGTACTGGAGCCTGGAGCAGGCCAAGCTCGGCAAGGGTAAGGAGCTGCCCCTGGCCCGGCACGTGGTGTTGGTCACCGGTGGAGCGGGTGGCATCGGCGCGGCGATCGCCCGGGCTTTCGCTGTCGTCGGTGCCGAGGTGGCCGTGCTCGATCGTGACGCCGAGGGGGCTGCCGCCGTGGCCGCCAGCTGCGGCAAGCGGGCGCTGGCGCTCAATGCCGATGTCACCGCACCGGCGCAGGTGCGCGCGGCCATCGATCAGCTGGTGACCCGCTTCGGTGGCCTCGATCTGGTGGTGTCCAATGCCGGCGCCGCCTGGACCGGCCCGATCGCCACCCTTGAAGACGCCGATCTGCGTGCCAGCTTCGAGCTCAACCTTTTCGCCCACCAGCACGTGGCCCAGGCCGCTGTCGCCGTGTTCCGCGCCCAGGACGGCGCAGGCCTCACCTCAGCTGCTCCCGATCCCTCCCCGCTGGGCGGCCAGCTGCTGTTCAACGTCTCCAAGCAGGCCCTCAATCCCGGCCCGAACTTCGGTGCCTACGGCATCGCGAAAGCGGCCCTGCTGGCGCTGATGCGCCAATACGCGCTCGAGGGGGGTACGGAGTGCATCCGTGCCAATGCCATCAATGCTGATCGCATCCGCTCCGGCCTGCTCGACGACGCCATGATCCGCGCGCGCTCCGTCGCCCGCGGCGTCAGCGAGGCCGCCTACATGGGCGGCAACCTGCTGGGCCAGGAAGTGACCGCCGCCGATGTGGCCGAGGCCTTCGTGGCCCTGGCCCGCCTGGATCGCACCACCGGCGCCGTGCTCACCGTCGACGGCGGCAACGTGGCGGCGATGGTGCGGTGA
- the era gene encoding GTPase Era translates to MHSPLLPASHPPDFRSGFVALVGRPNVGKSTLLNQLVGEKVAITSPVAQTTRNRLRAILTTPAAQLVLLDTPGIHKPHHLLGERLVRSARSAIGDVDVVLLLVDGSQPAGRGDGFIVELLRQSRRPVLVALNKWDLVDPAEATALQHSYDALLNDRGTTGFRGDEPSGAPADATSGAGAREALAPFAELFPCSATSGEGCEALVAALTARLPLGPALYPADTISDQPEQLLLAELIREQVLTLTREEVPHSVAVQVERIVEDGKRTAVLATVVVERSSQKGILIGKGGTMLRDIGSGARVQMQKVFDGPVYLELFVKVVPNWRRNPARLAELGYREE, encoded by the coding sequence ATGCATTCTCCGCTCCTACCGGCGAGCCACCCGCCCGACTTCCGCTCCGGGTTCGTGGCCCTGGTGGGCCGGCCCAACGTCGGCAAATCGACGCTGCTCAACCAGCTGGTGGGGGAGAAGGTGGCGATCACCTCCCCCGTGGCCCAGACCACCCGCAACCGTCTAAGGGCGATCCTCACCACTCCCGCCGCCCAGCTGGTGCTGCTGGACACTCCCGGCATCCACAAGCCCCATCACCTGCTGGGGGAACGGCTGGTGCGCAGCGCCCGCTCCGCCATCGGCGACGTGGACGTGGTGCTGCTGTTGGTGGACGGCAGCCAGCCGGCCGGCCGCGGTGACGGCTTCATCGTGGAGCTGCTGCGCCAGAGCCGCAGGCCTGTGCTGGTGGCCCTGAACAAATGGGACCTGGTGGATCCGGCGGAAGCCACCGCCCTGCAACACAGCTATGACGCCCTGCTGAACGACCGAGGAACCACCGGCTTCCGCGGCGACGAGCCCAGCGGCGCCCCTGCTGACGCCACCAGCGGCGCAGGCGCCCGTGAAGCCCTCGCCCCCTTCGCCGAGCTCTTCCCATGCAGCGCCACCAGTGGCGAGGGCTGCGAGGCGCTGGTGGCGGCCCTCACGGCACGGCTGCCGCTGGGCCCGGCGCTCTACCCGGCCGACACCATCAGCGACCAGCCGGAGCAGTTGCTGCTCGCCGAACTGATCCGCGAGCAGGTGTTGACCCTCACCCGCGAGGAGGTGCCCCACTCGGTGGCGGTCCAGGTGGAGCGGATCGTGGAAGACGGCAAGCGAACGGCCGTGCTCGCCACGGTGGTGGTGGAGCGCTCCAGCCAGAAAGGCATCCTGATCGGCAAGGGCGGAACCATGCTGCGGGACATCGGCAGCGGCGCCCGCGTCCAGATGCAGAAGGTGTTCGACGGGCCCGTGTACCTCGAGCTGTTCGTGAAGGTGGTGCCGAACTGGCGCCGCAACCCGGCGCGGCTGGCGGAGCTGGGCTACCGGGAGGAGTGA
- a CDS encoding phycobiliprotein lyase — MTGPSPAFPPADLPAFLQLCAGRWMGLRSTLAGSASSNPDDGAAPLSERGEVEVTLLEAGAAGDLGGLQVNAPEGIRSTLGFDGDGGLRGVDGTIGRWQLWPDGSLELELQRREGLVRERIWFTKPNLRLRSSVEHRADGSAAVASFCSEIRRVSAS; from the coding sequence ATGACCGGCCCGAGCCCAGCGTTCCCACCGGCGGATCTGCCCGCCTTCCTGCAGCTCTGCGCCGGCCGCTGGATGGGTCTGCGCAGCACGCTGGCCGGCAGCGCCAGCAGCAACCCAGACGACGGCGCCGCTCCCTTGAGCGAGCGGGGGGAGGTGGAGGTGACCCTGCTGGAGGCAGGTGCCGCAGGCGATCTGGGCGGCCTGCAGGTGAATGCCCCGGAGGGCATCCGCAGCACGCTCGGCTTTGACGGTGACGGCGGCCTGCGGGGCGTCGACGGAACGATCGGTCGCTGGCAACTCTGGCCTGACGGAAGCCTGGAACTGGAACTTCAGCGCCGTGAGGGCCTGGTGCGGGAACGGATCTGGTTCACCAAGCCCAACCTGCGCCTGCGCAGCAGCGTGGAGCACCGCGCCGATGGCAGTGCCGCGGTGGCCAGTTTCTGCAGCGAGATTCGCCGCGTGAGCGCCTCCTGA
- the trmD gene encoding tRNA (guanosine(37)-N1)-methyltransferase TrmD: MRIDVVTLVPEAFEPLRGLGVIGRSFAAGRASLHTHNPRDFATDRYRKVDDVPYGGGAGMVLKPEPVFAAFEAIPQLERRTVLLMSPQGQPLRQAHLRHWATSCDQLVLLCGHYEGFDERIRSLADAEVSIGDFVLTGGELPAMTVINGVVRLLPGTVGTAASLDDESHSALLLEHPQYTRPASFRGMEVPQVLRNGHHAVIASWRHAQQLQRTRERRPDLYQRWLEQGGGADDASAPGECP, from the coding sequence CTGCGGATCGATGTCGTGACGCTGGTGCCGGAGGCCTTCGAGCCCCTGCGCGGGCTCGGGGTGATCGGCCGCTCGTTCGCCGCCGGTCGGGCCAGCCTGCACACCCACAACCCCCGCGATTTCGCCACCGACCGCTACCGCAAGGTGGACGATGTGCCCTACGGCGGTGGTGCGGGCATGGTGCTCAAACCCGAGCCGGTCTTCGCCGCCTTCGAGGCGATCCCGCAACTGGAGCGCCGTACGGTGTTGCTGATGAGCCCGCAGGGCCAGCCTCTGCGGCAGGCCCACCTGCGCCACTGGGCCACCAGCTGCGACCAGCTGGTGCTGCTCTGCGGCCACTACGAGGGCTTCGACGAACGCATCCGCAGCCTGGCCGATGCGGAGGTGTCGATCGGCGACTTCGTGCTCACTGGCGGGGAGCTGCCGGCGATGACCGTGATCAATGGGGTGGTGCGGCTGCTGCCCGGCACGGTGGGCACCGCCGCCTCGCTCGACGACGAAAGCCACAGCGCCCTGCTGCTGGAGCATCCCCAGTACACCCGCCCGGCCAGCTTTCGCGGCATGGAGGTGCCCCAGGTGCTGCGCAACGGCCACCACGCGGTGATCGCCAGCTGGCGCCACGCGCAGCAACTGCAGCGCACCCGCGAGCGCCGCCCCGATCTCTACCAGCGCTGGCTGGAGCAGGGAGGCGGCGCGGACGACGCGTCCGCGCCGGGAGAATGCCCATGA